The Arachis hypogaea cultivar Tifrunner chromosome 19, arahy.Tifrunner.gnm2.J5K5, whole genome shotgun sequence genome has a window encoding:
- the LOC140182046 gene encoding uncharacterized protein — translation MHIWKNFINRFKDLYIREVVWDCARCTTIPEFKEQMEKLKGINQGAWEYLSKFEPATWVKAYFSHGPKVDNLTNNMCEVFNSKIVNYRSKPILTMCEEIRCYLMRRMVKHKELLSDYTGKLAPVQQKRMERLISPSNKWRADWTGDDARKRFEVTRKATKVDVDLMRQTCSCSKWQLTGMPCIHAIAAIRKRHDHPEDYVHPWLCMESIHKTYAHCIQPVPSEEFWTRTEYSRPDPPTIKRPIGRPKVHNRQKDPAEPMMQ, via the exons ATGCACATTTGGAAAAACTTCATAAACCGATTTAAGGATTTGTACATTCGGGAGGTGGTTTGGGATTGTGCTAGGTGCACCACCATACCCGAGTTCAAAGAACAAATGGAGAAGCTCAAAGGTATTAATCAGGGGGCATGGGAATATCTTTCCAAGTTTGAGCCAGCAACTTGGGTGAAGGCGTATTTCTCCCACGGGCCAAAAGTGGACAACCTCACAAATAACATGTGTGAGGTATTCAACTCGAAGATAGTCAACTACAGAAGCAAGCCTATCCTCACAATGTGTGAGGAAATTAGGTGCTATCTAATGCGGAGAATGGTAAAGCATAAAGAGCTACTTAGTGATTATACAGGAAAGCTTGCACCAGTTCAGCAGAAGAGGATGGAGCGTCTAATAAGCCCTAGCAATAAATGGCGTGCCGACTGGACAGGTGATGATGCACGCAAGCGTTTCGAAGTAACTCGTAAAGCTACAAAGGTGGATGTTGATCTCATGAGGCAGACCTGCTCTTGCAGCAAATGGCAGCTGACTG GCATGCCATGTATCCATGCCATAGCAGCCATAAGGAAGAGGCATGATCATCCAGAGGATTATGTGCATCCATGGTTATGCATGGAGTCAATACACAAGACATATGCTCATTGTATTCAGCCAGTGCCAAGTGAGGAGTTCTGGACAAGGACTGAGTATTCTAGGCCGGATCCTCCTACCATAAAGAGACCAATTGGCAGGCCAAAAGTACATAATAGACAGAAGGATCCAGCTGAGCCAATGATGCAATAG
- the LOC140182093 gene encoding putative disease resistance RPP13-like protein 1 produces the protein MSLILEDDSILEGDYSARMLLEKLDDYLCDVEHVLDDAELKQFGNNRVKKWFVDLHDALYMADDLLDELATKAATATPRDLVGTLESVVGQKGKLGLKESAKLDTSWKIPSTSLVVSSDVFGRDQDKENIINLLLDDTCDAESLVTVIHIVGMGRIEKTTLAQLVYNDVNWFTMIQ, from the exons ATGTCTTTAATACTTGAAGATGACTCTATCCTCGAAGGTGACTACTCTGCTCGGATGTTGCTTGAAAAATTGGATGATTATCTGTGTGATGTTGAACATGTGCTTGATGATGCTGAGCTGAAGCAGTTCGGTAACAATAGAGTGAAGAAGTGGTTTGTTGATCTCCATGATGCGCTCTATATGGCTGATGACTTGCTCGATGAACTCGCGACTAAAGCTGCCACTGCCACTCCAAGGGATCTAG TTGGCACACTAGAGTCCGTTGTAGGACAAAAAGGTAAACTTGGTCTGAAAGAGAGTGCCAAGTTGGACACATCATGGAAAATCCCGTCAACATCTCTTGTTGTAAGTTCTGACGTATTTGGTCGGGACCAAGACAAGGAGAACATAATCAATTTGCTGTTAGATGATACATGCGATGCTGAATCACTTGTGACTGTGATTCATATTGTGGGTATGGGCAGGATAGAAAAAACTACTTTGGCTCAATTGGTTTACAATGATGTCAATTGGTTTACAATGATACAATGA